The following proteins are co-located in the Camarhynchus parvulus chromosome 19, STF_HiC, whole genome shotgun sequence genome:
- the LOC115911763 gene encoding myeloperoxidase-like, translating to MLLYRVSLADLLSRRQKEMISKGTGCDYQTRSIKCPERDFYRTITGECNNRNHSHLGSSNRAFARWLPAVYEDGVSVPRGASEGKRYNGFPLPLVRKVSNEIAHTANENVTADRQLSLVFMQWGQWVNHDIDLAPASGEGASLELQCHTSCAFKPPCFPIKFPPDDPRELSSDTCMPFVQSASVCSPGTFRREQLNAATSFIDASTVYGSDDALARSLRNLSSQLGLMAVNQLFRDAGLELLPFENTTHSVCVLTNRSANIPCFKAGDKRVTENLGLSAMHTLFVREHNRLARELRKLNPHWDGEKLYQESRKIVIAINQIITYRDYLPLLLAEETSKWIPLYSGYNEKVDPRASNVFSLAFRFGHTSVQPFVSRLNESFQPLCSSSHVPLHLTFCAPWRIVMEGGIDPLIRGMVVDHAKLMKQNQLLIEELQNHLFEQTEVMGLDLGAMNMQRGRDHGLPGYNAWRGFCGLSQPQTVEELSEVLGNPKLAKKFMNVYGTPYNIDLWIGAVAEPVVPQGRVGPLLSCIIGTQFRNLRDGDRFWWENLGVFTSQQLQALRKISVSRVICDNTHIRKIPRDVFKINTYPEDFTDCQEIDMLDLSSWKDEPESATKANGKSLKIQPVLDLGIVSSKDIIS from the exons aaaTCACTCCCACCTGGGGTCCTCTAACCGCGCATTCGCGCGCTGGCTCCCAGCTGTGTACGAAGATGGAGTGTCTGTTCCCAGAGGAGCAAGTGAAGGAAAGCGCTACAATGGATTCCCACTCCCACTG GTTCGAAAAGTATCCAATGAAATTGCTCACACGGCCAACGAGAATGTCACTGCAGACCGGCAGCTCTCGCTGGTCTTCATGCAATGGGGCCAGTGGGTCAACCACGACATAGACTTGGCCCCTGCCAGTGGGGAaggagccagcctggagctccagTGCCACACCAGCTGTGCCTTCAAGCCCCCCTGCTTCCCCATTAAG TTCCCCCCCGACGACCCGCGGGAGCTGAGCTCCGATACCTGCATGCCGTTCGTGCAGTCGGCCTCCGTGTGCAGCCCCGGCACCTTCCGGCGGGAGCAGCTCAACGCCGCCACGTCCTTCATCGATGCCAGCACCGTGTACGGCAGCGACGATGCCCTGGCGAGGAGCCTGAGAAAcctcagcagccagctgggccTCATGGCCGTGAACCAGCTCTTCAGGGACGCGGGGCTGGAACTGCTGCCCTTTGAGAACACGACGCACAGTGTTTGTGTGCTCACCAACAGGAGTGCCAACATCCCCTGCTTTAAAGCAG gtGACAAACGGGTGACAGAAAACCTGGGACTCTCTGCAATGCACACTCTCTTTGTCCGAGAGCACAATCGCCTGGCTAGGGAGCTGAGGAAATTAAATCcccactgggatggggaaaagctTTACCAGGAGAGTAGAAAGATTGTGATTGCCATAAACCAG ATCATAACATACAGAGATTACCTCCCACTCCTGCTGGCTGAGGAGACCAGCAAGTGGATCCCTTTGTACAGTGGTTACAATGAAAAGGTGGATCCAAGGGCCTCAAATGTTTTCTCCCTGGCTTTCCGATTCGGCCACACGTCGGTGCAGCCTTTTGTGTCCCGTTTGAATGAGAGCTTTCAGCCTTTGTGTTCCTCCTCCCATGTCCCTCTGCATTTGACCTTCTGTGCTCCATGGAGAATTGTAATGGAAG GAGGCATCGACCCCCTGATCCGAGGCATGGTTGTGGACCATGCAAAACTCATGAAACAGAACCAGCTGCTCATTGAGGAGCTCCAGAACCACCTCTTTGAACAGACAGAGGTGATGGGTCTGGATCTAGGAGCCATGAACATGCAACGGGGAAGAGACCACGGCCTTCCAG GTTACAATGCCTGGAGGGGCTTCTGTGGGCTCTCCCAACCCCAAACTGTAGAAGAATTATCTGAGGTGCTGGGCAATCCAAAACTGGCCAAGAAGTTCATGAATGTGTATGGGACACCGTACAATATTGACCTCTGGATTGGGGCAGTTGCAGAGCCTGTGGTTCCCCAGGGCAGAGTTGGGCCCCTCCTGTCCTGCATTATTGGCACCCAGTTCAGGAACCTGCGTgatggggacag ATTCTGGTGGGAAAACCTGGGAGTTTTCACTTCACAACAGTTGCAAGCATTGAGAAAAATCTCAGTGTCAAGGGTGATCTGTGACAATACTCATATCAGAAAGATACCCAGGGATGTGTTCAAGATCAACACTTATCCTGAGGACTTCACTGATTGCCAAGAGATTGACATGCTTGACCTCTCATCCTGGAAAGATGAGCCTGAGAGTGCCACAAAAG CAAATGGGAAATCCCTCAAAATCCAGCCTGTTCTGGACCTTGGGATTGTGTCCTCTAAAGATATTATTTCCTAG
- the LOC115911654 gene encoding LOW QUALITY PROTEIN: 1-acyl-sn-glycerol-3-phosphate acyltransferase alpha-like (The sequence of the model RefSeq protein was modified relative to this genomic sequence to represent the inferred CDS: deleted 1 base in 1 codon), with amino-acid sequence MEGVSPLLYITSCCDSFTALLNTLWAGRMELFFLHYPFTCLLIAFLVLYQVKPAFRFFCKMTFYKLWLFTISTGVAILSIPRGRNVDNMMFLRTLIMPLKYIFGIQIVVKGKENLRTKKPFVLVLNHQTSLDILVMMEILPRRCVPIAKKEILYMGTFGLACWLAGVIFIDRKRREESIGTLTEVAHSLHKDNLRVLIFPEGTRNHGGSMLPFKRGAFQLAVKAQVPIIPVVLSSYDNFYNQKEKKFTPGKMTIQILPEVETLGLGPDDVPKLTEQVRDSMLSAYQGISGMTNGASH; translated from the exons ATGGAGGGAGTCTCACCTCTGCTCTACATCACCAGCTGC TGTGACTCATTCACTGCTCTGCTCAACACGCTCTGGGCTGGAAGGATggagcttttcttccttcattacCCCTTTACCTGTCTACTCATTGCCTTTCTAGTCCTCTACCAGGTGAAACCTGCATTCAGATTCTTCTGCAAGATGACCTTCTATAAGTTGTGGCTCTTCACCATAAGCACTGGGGTTGCCATCCTCAGTATTCCTCGAGGACGTAACGTGGACAACATGAT GTTTTTGCGCACATTGATCATGCCACTCAAATACATCTTTGGCATTCAGATAGTGGTGAAGGGCAAGGAGAACCTCAGGACTAAGAAACCTTTTGTCCTGGTGCTGAATCACCAGACCTCCCTTGACATCCTGG TGATGATGGAGATATTGCCAAGGCGCTGTGTGCCCATTGCAAAGAAGGAGATCCTGTACATGGGCACGTTCGGCCTGGCCTGCTGGCTTGCAGGGGTCATCTTCATTGACCGCAAGAGGAGGGAAGAGTCCATTGGCACCCTGACAGAGGTGGCACACTCCCTGCACAAGGACAAT ttGCGTGTCTTGATCTTCCCTGAAGGAACTCGCAACCATGGTGGCTCCATGTTGCCCTTCAAACGTGGGGCCTTCCAGCTGGCTGTGAAAGCCCAG GTCCCAATTATTCCTGTAGTGTTGTCATCCTACGACAACTTCTACAAccagaaggagaagaaatttaCACCAG GAAAGATGACCATCCAGATCCTGCCAGAAGTGGAGACACTGGGCCTGGGCCCAGACGATGTTCCCAAGCTGACAGAGCAGGTCCGTGACTCCATGCTCTCTGCCTACCAGGGGATATCAGGAATGACGAATGGAGCTTCCCATTAG